A single region of the Zootoca vivipara chromosome 2, rZooViv1.1, whole genome shotgun sequence genome encodes:
- the LOC118080241 gene encoding zinc finger protein 271-like: protein MSPDQTAVCADMEPLNEEANKNQELKSSELREPLQAAAQTAKEQDTQCIMKVEAVWRQWVGNPSGILNKTIRCSESSKGLDEISAKEAKGKDEGQVTSTECDNSSYIAEERPYKCSDCGKTFCRNANLIRHYRTHTGEKPYECSVCGKSFSQKGNLAMHERIHAEEKPYKCLHCGKSFCKNADLLRHQRSHTGEKPYRCSGCGRSFSMNSDFIIHFRTHTGEKQHECSECGKSFNKKCNLVAHARTHTGEKPYKCSECEKSFTTNSEVFKHYRTHSENKPYDCWNCGKRFRQESHLATHRRIHTGEKPYECSDCGQKFTRKGNLALHERIHTEEKPYKCLECGKSFQANYKLIAHQRLHAGDAPYECPDCGKSFIWKGRLAAHLQFHSEKKPYECLDCGKSFVMNSDLLRHQRTHTGEKPYECSDCKKSFSRKDGLLKHIIVHSGEQSQTYEKPYGCLHCGRSYNYKQNLIIHMRNHSGEKPYRCSDCDKAFNTNSELTKHRRMHTGEKPYKCSECGKSFSQKGDLIVHVRIHTGEKPYKCTDCGKCFSLSYLVIRHQQMHTGEKPFLCSECGKCFGIRSKLIRHQLTHTGEKPYKCLDCGQCFTRKTNLFKHLAAHSVKKPDIYQREGPSAWSEGRKQQPPEIDMDEPILCAKNFKDLDAITAKEEIEKNDKQVALTECEMDSPRSTCTHMEGKPHKCPDCGKSFSMNSHLISHQRTHTGEKPHRCSACGKSFSQKGHLAVHERIHMEEKPYKCSECGKSFCKNADLTRHHRNHTGEKPYKCADCGKSFSMNSDFVRHYRTHMGDRMYECSDCGKSCGTKSHLVAHLRMHTGEKPFACAVCGKSFSQKGNLVIHQRLHTEDKPYKCSDCGKSFCKNADLVRHRRNHTGEKPYTCLECGRSFSMNTDFIRHYRTHTGETQYKCSECGKSFSKKCNLVTHVRSHTGEKPYKCSACGKKFSLKGNLVAHEKTHTKEKPCKCLDCGRSFSVNSKLVEHQRLHTREKPYECSDCGKRFRWIGNFMSHIQFHSGEKPYECSLCGKSFIIQHDLVRHQRTHTGEKPYRCAECGKTFSQKGSLVVHERIHTGEKPYRCADCGKCFNLSSCLIRHQLTHTREKPYKCADCGKSFGVSSRLLQHQQIHTGERLHKCSECGKSFAHRKTLVKHMQTHTQEEKEEPQTCLVCGESFTDPLAFSQHKRVHTEENSYEIALL from the exons ATGTCCCCTGACCAAACTGCAGTCTGTGCAG ATATGGAGCCTTTGAATGAGGAAGCTAACAAGAACCAAGAGCTGAAGAGCTCTGAGCTGAGGGAGCCACTCCAGGCAGCAGCGCAGACAGCCAAAGAGCAAGATACCCAGTGCATTATGAAGGTGGAAGCTGTTTGGAGACAATGGGTGGGAAATCCCAGCGggatattaaataaaacaattagaTGTTCAGAAAGCAGCAAAGGCCTGGATGAAATCTCAGCCAAGGAGGCAAAAGGGAAGGATGAGGGACAAGTAACCTCAACGGAATGTGATAACAGCTCCTACATTGCAGAAGAGAGGCCGTATAAGTGCTCAGACTGTGGGAAAACCTTCTGTAGGAACGCTAACCTTATTAGACATTatagaacccacacaggggagaaaccctatgaaTGCAGCGTatgtgggaagagcttctctCAGAAAGGAAATCTTGCTATGCATGAGAGAATCCATGCAGAAGAGAAGCCGTACAAGTgtttgcattgtgggaaatcattCTGTAAGAACGCTGACCTCCTTCGACACCAGCGcagtcatacaggggagaaaccgtatcggTGCTCAGGGTGCGGGAGAAGCTTCAGCATGAATTCTGACTTTATTATACATTtcagaacccacacaggagagaagcaacatgaATGCTCAGAATGCGGCAAAAGCTTCAATAAGAAATGTAACCTGGTTGCACACGCCAGGACCCATACCGGGGAGAAACCGTACAAATGCTCAGAGTGCGAGAAATCTTTCACTACAAACTCGGAAGTCTTTAAACATTACAGAACCCACTCAGAAAACAAACCTTACGACTGCTGGAACTGTGGCAAGAGGTTCAGGCAAGAATCTCATTTAGCCACACATAGGAgaatccacactggggagaagccaTACGAATGCTCAGACTGTGGGCAGAAATTTACTCGGAAAGGAAACCTCGCTCTTCACGAGAGAATCCACACAGAAGAGAAACcgtataaatgcttggaatgcgGCAAATCGTTCCAAGCAAACTACAAACTTATTGCACATCAGAGACTCCATGCGGGAGACGCTCCATACGAATGTCCAGACTGCGGCAAAAGCTTCATCTGGAAAGGGAGACTCGCAGCACACCTGCAGTTCCACTCAGAgaagaaaccatatgaatgtcTGGATTGTGGGAAATCCTTTGTTATGAACTCTGATCTCCTTAgacatcagagaacccacacgggcgagaaaccatatgaatgctCGGACTGTAAGAAAAGCTTTAGCCGGAAAGATGGCCTTCTCAAACATATAATCGTCCATTCAGGGGAGCAATCGCAGACGTATGAGAAACCCTATGGATGCTTGCACTGTGGCAGAAGCTACAATTACAAGCAAAATCTCATTATTCATATGAGAAACCACAGTGGAGAAAAGCCCTATCGGTGTTCAGACTGTGATAAGGCCTTTAATACAAACTCTGAGCTTACTAAACACCGGAGAatgcacacaggagagaaaccgtacAAGTGTTCtgagtgcgggaaaagcttcagccagAAAGGAGACCTCATTGTCCATGTgaggatccacacaggggagaaaccatataagtgtACCGATTGCGGCAAATGTTTTAGCCTTAGTTACCTTGTGATCCGCCACCAGCAAatgcacacaggggagaaaccgtttcTGTGTTCTGAATGTGGGAAATGTTTTGGTATACGCTCAAAACTTATTCGGCACCAGttgactcacacaggagaaaaaccatacAAGTGCTTGGACTGCGGTCAGTGTTTCACTCGTAAAACGAACCTTTTCAAACATTTGGCAGCCCATTCAGTGAAGAAACCA GACATCTACCAAAGAGAGGGTCCCTCAGCATGGAGTGAAGGCAGAAAGCAACAGCCTCCAGAAATTGACATGGATGAGCCCATTCTGTGTGCAAAAAACTTTAAAGATTTAGATGCCATCACAGCCAAGGAGGAGATCGAGAAAAATGACAAGCAAGTGGCATTGACCGAATGTGAGATGGACTCTCCAAGGTCTACATGCACCCACATGGAAGGGAAACCACATAAGTGTCCAGACTGCGGAAAGTCTTTCAGCATGAATTCTCACCTTATTAGTCATCAGAgaacccacacgggggagaaaccgcACAGATGCTCAGCGTGTGGTAAGAGTTTCTCTCAGAAAGGGCATCTTGCGGTCCATGAGAGGATCCACATGGAAGAGAAACCGTACAAATGCTCAGAATGTGGGAAGTCTTTCTGTAAGAACGCTGACCTCACCAGGCACCACCGAAaccacactggggagaagccgtacaaatGCGCCGACTGCGGAAAGTCCTTCAGCATGAACTCTGACTTCGTTAGGCATTACAGAACCCACATGGGAGACAGAATGTACGAATGCTCGGACTGTGGTAAGAGCTGTGGAACGAAGAGCCACCTGGTTGCTCACTTGAGAATGCACACTGGAGAGAAACCATTCGCCTGTGCGGTCTGTGGGAAAAGCTTTTCTCAGAAAGGGAACCTTGTCATTCATCAGAGACTCCACACCGAGGACAAGCCCTATAAGTGCTCGGACTGCGGGAAGTCCTTCTGCAAAAATGCTGATCTTGTCAGACATCGCCGAaaccatacaggggagaaaccgtacacGTGCCTGGAGTGCGGCCGATCCTTTAGTATGAACACTGACTTTATCAGGCATTACAGAACCCACACGGGGGAGACTCAGTACAAATGCTCCGAGTGCGGCAAAAGCTTTAGCAAGAAGTGCAACCTGGTCACACATGTGAGAagccacacgggcgagaagccctacaAATGCTCAGCGTGTGGGAAAAAGTTCTCCCTCAAAGGGAACCTTGTAGCCCATGAGAAAACCCACACGAAAGAGAAGCCATGCAAATGCTTGGACTGCGGGAGGTCCTTCAGTGTGAACTCTAAACTTGTTGAGCACCAGCGACTTCACACACGAGAAAAACCGTACGAATGCTCAGACTGTGGCAAAAGATTCCGCTGGATCGGAAATTTCATGTCGCACATACAGTTCCACTCGGGGGAGAAACCCTACGAGTGTTCACTGTGTGGGAAATCCTTCATTATACAACACGACCTTGTTCGGCACCAGAGGACCCACACTGGAGAGAAGCCCTACAGATGCGCGGAGTGCGGGAAAACGTTCAGTCAGAAGGGGAGCCTTGTTGTACATGagagaatccacacgggagagaagccgtacAGGTGCGCGGATTGTGGGAAATGTTTCAACCTCAGCTCTTGCCTCATCCGACATCAGCTCACCCACACgagggagaaaccctataaatgtGCAGATTGCGGGAAAAGTTTTGGCGTCAGCTCTCGCCTCCTCCAACACCAGCAGATCCACACAGGAGAGCGGCTTCATAAGTGCtcggaatgtgggaagagcttcgcTCACAGAAAAACTCTTGTCaagcacatgcaaacacacacacaggaggagaaggaggagccacAGACTTGCTTGGTGTGTGGGGAAAGTTTCACGGACCCTCTTGCTTTTAGCCAGCATAAGAGAGTCCACACTGAGGAGAACTCCTATGAAATCGCCCTGTTGTGA